In one Arenibacter antarcticus genomic region, the following are encoded:
- the gltX gene encoding glutamate--tRNA ligase — MTKKVRVRFAPSPTGPLHIGGVRTALFNYLFAKKHNGDFILRIEDTDQKRYVEGAEKYIIDALNWCNIPFDEGPGKEGAYGPYRQSDRKELYRKYADILLGNGSAYYAFDTSEELDAHRKDHEEKGKTFIYNHHNRLKLSNSLSLSKEATDQRIAAGEEYVIRFKTPTDTAVHLSDLVRGKIEIDSNILDDKVLFKSDGMPTYHLANIVDDHLMEITHVIRGEEWLPSMALHQQLYNAFGWDVPQFAHLPLIMKPVGKGKLSKRDGEKLGFPVFPLTWKESIGYRESGYFPESVVNFLALLGWNPGTEQELFSMEELIASFDLDRVNSSGARFDPDKTKWYNQQYMQDRDALELAEGFSEILRSSEFQIAEERLNISYVKQVVVLIKERATFIQDFWELGDYFFVAPESYNEKAVKKQWKEDSAAIMEQLVAMLGSISDFSSENLEAKVKEWIGEQGLSFGKVMPPLRLITVGDMKGPHMFDILALIGQQESIDRINKAISSLK; from the coding sequence ATGACTAAGAAAGTACGCGTTCGTTTTGCGCCAAGTCCAACTGGCCCGCTACATATTGGTGGGGTACGTACCGCATTATTTAATTACCTATTTGCTAAAAAGCATAATGGTGATTTTATATTGAGAATAGAAGATACCGATCAGAAACGCTATGTGGAAGGCGCTGAAAAATATATTATAGATGCTTTAAACTGGTGTAATATACCCTTTGATGAGGGGCCCGGCAAAGAAGGTGCTTATGGTCCCTATAGACAAAGCGATCGAAAGGAACTTTACCGGAAATATGCGGATATCCTTTTGGGAAATGGTTCTGCCTATTACGCGTTTGACACCAGTGAGGAGTTGGATGCACATAGGAAGGATCATGAAGAAAAAGGGAAAACCTTTATATACAATCATCATAACAGGTTAAAATTGTCTAATTCCCTATCCTTAAGCAAGGAGGCAACAGATCAAAGAATTGCGGCTGGAGAGGAATACGTCATACGTTTTAAAACACCTACCGATACTGCCGTCCATTTAAGCGATTTGGTGCGGGGCAAAATTGAGATCGATTCTAATATCTTAGATGATAAGGTGTTGTTTAAAAGCGACGGGATGCCTACCTATCATTTGGCTAATATTGTCGATGATCACTTAATGGAAATAACCCATGTTATCCGTGGGGAGGAATGGCTGCCTTCAATGGCCCTTCATCAACAATTATATAACGCTTTTGGTTGGGATGTGCCGCAATTTGCACATTTGCCTTTGATCATGAAACCGGTTGGTAAGGGAAAATTGAGCAAACGTGATGGTGAAAAGTTGGGGTTTCCAGTTTTCCCCTTAACTTGGAAGGAATCTATTGGATATAGGGAGTCTGGCTATTTCCCTGAATCTGTGGTCAATTTCTTGGCGCTATTGGGCTGGAATCCAGGTACTGAGCAGGAATTATTTTCTATGGAGGAATTGATTGCCTCGTTCGATTTGGATAGGGTAAACAGTTCTGGAGCGCGATTTGACCCAGATAAGACCAAATGGTATAATCAACAGTATATGCAAGATAGGGACGCTTTGGAATTGGCCGAAGGTTTTAGTGAAATACTGCGAAGTTCCGAGTTCCAAATAGCTGAAGAACGGTTGAATATTTCTTATGTGAAACAGGTGGTAGTCCTTATAAAAGAACGCGCTACCTTTATTCAGGATTTTTGGGAATTGGGAGATTATTTCTTTGTGGCTCCCGAATCCTATAATGAAAAAGCGGTCAAGAAACAATGGAAGGAAGATTCCGCTGCAATTATGGAACAATTGGTTGCCATGCTGGGATCTATATCAGATTTTTCTTCCGAAAATTTGGAGGCCAAAGTAAAAGAATGGATCGGAGAACAAGGTTTGTCCTTTGGCAAGGTTATGCCCCCACTGCGACTTATTACCGTTGGGGATATGAAAGGGCCCCATATGTTTGATATTTTGGCA